One window from the genome of Candidatus Synechococcus calcipolaris G9 encodes:
- a CDS encoding ParA family protein encodes MVQKIALFNHKGGVSKTTTTFNLGWMLASKGKRVILVDSDPQCNLTGMALGEETEDDEARIQEIYNTTSNIKTGLAPAFESQPRAIEAVDCIPVQGRDDLFLLPGHVGFAEYEVTLGIAQELSGSIQTLKNLPGSINDLFEKTATKFNADYILIDMSPSLGSINQNLLMISDFFLVPTTADFFSVMAIHSLAKMLPRWYAWAKSASSLQILREANYPFPDIKLRFLGIIVQNYRIIRGKETAAFQTWIEKIEKAVSEKLIPTLRMSNMMLPNQIYKDQEIESNLSLAKISNFNSLIALSQEHRTPVYDLTPQQLGQTGIVLERNQKKQEEFRQTFSGLADKIIALSSKSSAYAVSA; translated from the coding sequence ATGGTTCAAAAAATTGCCTTATTTAACCACAAGGGCGGAGTTAGCAAAACTACAACCACCTTCAATTTGGGCTGGATGCTTGCCTCGAAAGGCAAAAGAGTAATTCTTGTGGACAGCGACCCACAATGTAACCTCACGGGCATGGCTTTAGGAGAAGAAACTGAGGATGACGAGGCGCGAATTCAAGAAATTTATAATACGACTTCAAACATAAAGACAGGTTTAGCTCCGGCATTTGAATCACAACCGAGAGCGATTGAAGCTGTCGACTGTATTCCAGTACAAGGTCGGGATGATTTATTTTTATTGCCTGGTCACGTTGGTTTTGCTGAGTACGAAGTAACTCTTGGTATTGCTCAAGAACTAAGTGGTTCAATTCAAACCCTTAAGAACTTGCCAGGTTCTATCAATGATTTGTTTGAGAAAACAGCAACTAAGTTTAATGCAGACTATATTTTGATTGATATGAGTCCTAGTTTAGGCTCAATTAATCAGAATCTGCTGATGATTAGTGACTTTTTCTTAGTACCTACGACTGCGGACTTTTTTTCTGTAATGGCAATTCATTCTTTGGCTAAGATGCTGCCGAGATGGTATGCCTGGGCTAAGTCAGCAAGTTCACTGCAAATTTTAAGAGAAGCCAATTATCCTTTTCCTGATATTAAGTTGCGTTTCTTGGGAATTATCGTTCAAAACTATCGAATTATCCGAGGTAAAGAAACGGCTGCGTTTCAAACGTGGATTGAGAAGATTGAAAAAGCTGTCTCTGAAAAGCTAATTCCAACTCTAAGGATGAGCAATATGATGTTGCCAAATCAGATTTACAAAGATCAGGAAATTGAAAGTAACCTTTCTCTTGCAAAGATTTCCAACTTCAATAGCCTCATTGCCCTATCTCAGGAGCATCGAACCCCAGTTTATGACTTAACCCCTCAGCAGTTAGGACAAACAGGCATTGTTTTGGAGCGAAATCAGAAGAAGCAGGAAGAGTTTAGGCAAACTTTTTCAGGTTTGGCAGACAAAATCATTGCATTAAGTTCCAAAAGCTCCGCGTATGCAGTCAGCGCTTGA